One Bosea sp. 685 DNA segment encodes these proteins:
- a CDS encoding DUF3305 domain-containing protein, which translates to MTQAHIEVGIVVERRAIDSPWVDHAWSPLAVLPEPPALAPWTELASEPGRRSVYLGPATLTLHSVDTAHFRENFQAGRAKLWVAIRPTGIEPELDFVGVTADPFEGEVYAENVGDIVEALPMPALIAEQVLAFFEAHHVEREFIKRKRSEHDPRKGGGPRPEPGLRRDEGER; encoded by the coding sequence ATGACGCAAGCGCACATCGAGGTCGGGATCGTGGTCGAGCGGCGCGCGATCGATTCGCCCTGGGTCGACCATGCCTGGAGCCCGCTTGCCGTGCTGCCCGAGCCGCCGGCGCTTGCGCCCTGGACCGAGCTTGCCAGCGAGCCTGGCCGGCGCAGCGTCTATCTCGGCCCGGCGACGCTGACGCTGCATTCGGTCGACACGGCGCATTTCCGCGAGAACTTCCAGGCCGGCCGCGCCAAGCTCTGGGTCGCGATCCGGCCGACCGGGATCGAGCCCGAGCTGGATTTCGTCGGCGTCACCGCCGACCCCTTCGAGGGCGAGGTCTATGCCGAGAATGTCGGGGACATCGTCGAGGCCCTGCCGATGCCGGCCCTGATCGCCGAACAGGTGCTCGCCTTCTTCGAGGCGCATCATGTCGAGCGCGAATTCATCAAGCGCAAGCGCAGCGAGCATGATCCGCGCAAGGGCGGCGGCCCGCGTCCGGAGCCGGGCCTGCGCCGGGATGAGGGCG
- a CDS encoding DUF6352 family protein: MMHFWATSGHVLLDRTAGGGLVVTDDFLKAYLARPEVLPPDEACAAERALHAKLMAAPQAEVAAAEIAAIADEDARENWRFLVGWRDRLLAAPTLEAAYARIIREGVAGVPPLFLDQLVHVILRGALDEVDDPYVVRAAECLFRPQRVTHHENTILLADAEIIEGHEADRHASPLLAMLGGPAVTSLDILKAANADRYWQRSDGFDMVLDLGGSPSGRAALAAALRHWVCALHGFDVAIEPIENLRDADWRWFVGLDAQATAIGNALWQGRSVSEEELSRVLALYRMTLPPDVPVLAAAQARPIYLIMAMSADKVLRLKPQNLVAGLPLQANAMTN, from the coding sequence ATGATGCATTTCTGGGCGACTTCCGGTCATGTCCTGCTGGACCGCACTGCCGGTGGCGGGCTCGTCGTCACCGATGATTTCCTCAAGGCCTATCTGGCGCGGCCCGAAGTGCTGCCGCCCGACGAGGCCTGCGCGGCCGAGCGCGCGCTGCACGCCAAGCTGATGGCGGCGCCCCAGGCCGAGGTGGCGGCGGCCGAGATCGCTGCGATCGCAGATGAGGATGCTCGCGAGAACTGGCGCTTCCTGGTCGGCTGGCGCGACCGGTTGCTTGCCGCGCCGACGCTGGAGGCGGCCTATGCGCGGATCATCCGCGAGGGCGTCGCGGGCGTGCCGCCTTTGTTCCTCGACCAGCTCGTCCATGTCATCCTGCGCGGCGCGCTCGATGAGGTCGACGACCCCTATGTGGTGCGGGCCGCCGAGTGCCTGTTCCGGCCGCAGCGCGTTACCCACCACGAGAACACGATCCTTCTGGCCGATGCCGAGATCATCGAGGGCCATGAGGCCGATCGTCATGCCTCGCCTTTGCTCGCCATGCTGGGCGGCCCGGCCGTGACCTCGCTCGACATCCTCAAAGCCGCCAATGCCGACCGCTATTGGCAGCGCTCGGACGGTTTCGACATGGTGCTCGATCTCGGCGGTTCGCCATCGGGGCGGGCGGCGCTGGCGGCGGCGCTGCGCCATTGGGTGTGCGCCCTGCACGGCTTCGATGTCGCAATCGAGCCGATCGAGAACCTCAGGGATGCCGATTGGCGCTGGTTCGTCGGGCTCGATGCGCAGGCCACGGCGATCGGCAACGCGCTCTGGCAGGGCAGGAGCGTCAGTGAGGAGGAGCTGTCGCGCGTGCTGGCGCTCTACAGGATGACGCTGCCGCCCGATGTGCCGGTGTTGGCGGCGGCGCAGGCCAGGCCCATCTATCTCATCATGGCGATGTCGGCCGACAAGGTCCTGCGCCTGAAGCCGCAGAATCTCGTGGCAGGCCTGCCCCTGCAAGCAAACGCGATGACGAATTGA
- a CDS encoding DUF6505 family protein: protein MSALKLPRAIRLDPSDTFVFRRAAEPGEWLVTGSFLFDPAEIAALDAKGRTAFRSGFLGVASFGWSTLAVVTEATEEEREAATAQLAGHLVAKLGAPDLATARMAAAEEIAFAASLCDHPAQTLIALHRTLEDGEIRERFRTLTPRAEQDGTGLRAFAFRAFEFMEVEDEDGPRDEVDLLALGKKPVLGKKPVSRKKTDAS, encoded by the coding sequence GTGAGTGCACTCAAACTGCCACGCGCCATCAGGCTCGACCCGTCGGATACATTCGTCTTCCGCCGCGCCGCCGAGCCCGGCGAGTGGCTGGTGACCGGCTCCTTCCTGTTCGACCCCGCCGAGATCGCGGCGCTCGACGCCAAGGGGCGCACCGCTTTCCGCTCCGGCTTCCTCGGCGTTGCGAGCTTCGGCTGGAGCACGCTGGCCGTCGTGACCGAGGCGACGGAGGAGGAGCGCGAGGCCGCGACCGCGCAGCTTGCCGGCCATCTCGTCGCAAAACTCGGTGCGCCCGATCTTGCCACGGCGCGCATGGCTGCGGCCGAGGAGATCGCCTTTGCCGCCTCGCTCTGCGACCATCCGGCGCAAACGCTGATCGCCTTGCACCGGACACTGGAGGATGGCGAAATCCGCGAGCGTTTCCGCACGCTCACCCCGCGCGCCGAGCAGGACGGCACGGGTTTGCGCGCCTTCGCGTTCCGGGCCTTCGAATTTATGGAGGTCGAGGACGAGGACGGGCCGCGGGATGAGGTCGATCTGCTGGCGCTGGGCAAGAAGCCGGTATTGGGCAAGAAGCCGGTATCGCGAAAGAAGACGGACGCATCATGA
- a CDS encoding biotin/lipoate--protein ligase family protein, which translates to MPVNIPRPDDLRREPVLPPGFSLVTLREAGDAFAHAQAIAAEAGAATLVWVRRFDIVEFAVVLEPDAVLGEARLAHYLAMNALADALAVHCPPERPVLFRWPDALIYDHGLIGGGRLAWPRGCGEGDVPDWLVFGAMLRATTMAPFALGQTGVGMTEEGFEEVDAVDLIESFARHLMLGVTHWQSDGPKAVARRWLDRLDKVVGTRHGIEANGDLIATSQSGAERRSLVEALDRADWLDRDSGGPKL; encoded by the coding sequence ATGCCGGTGAATATCCCGCGCCCTGACGATCTCAGGCGGGAGCCTGTCCTGCCGCCGGGTTTCTCGCTCGTGACCCTGCGCGAAGCCGGCGACGCCTTCGCCCATGCCCAGGCGATCGCCGCCGAGGCAGGGGCTGCGACGCTGGTCTGGGTGCGCCGCTTCGATATCGTCGAATTCGCCGTGGTGCTGGAGCCCGACGCCGTGCTCGGCGAGGCACGGCTCGCCCACTACCTCGCGATGAATGCGCTTGCCGACGCGCTTGCCGTGCATTGCCCGCCGGAGCGGCCGGTCCTGTTCCGCTGGCCTGATGCGCTGATCTACGACCATGGCCTGATCGGCGGCGGCCGGCTCGCCTGGCCGCGAGGCTGCGGCGAGGGCGATGTACCCGATTGGCTCGTCTTCGGCGCGATGCTGCGCGCCACCACCATGGCGCCCTTCGCGCTGGGGCAGACCGGCGTCGGCATGACGGAGGAAGGTTTCGAGGAGGTCGATGCGGTCGATCTGATCGAATCCTTCGCGCGTCATCTCATGCTCGGTGTCACGCATTGGCAAAGCGATGGGCCCAAGGCCGTGGCCCGCCGCTGGCTCGACCGGCTCGATAAGGTCGTCGGCACCCGCCACGGCATCGAGGCGAATGGCGATCTCATCGCGACCTCGCAGAGCGGCGCCGAGCGCCGGAGCCTGGTCGAGGCGCTGGACCGGGCCGACTGGCTCGACCGTGACAGCGGCGGGCCCAAGCTGTGA
- a CDS encoding 4Fe-4S binding protein: MTGTARTLMVCSCEDTMPLDGEALARGCKGSEIRTARHLCRTQTEIFTKLLGERDAITVGCTQEAPLFEEIAADLDYSGDLVFANIRETGGWAREAKSAGPKMAALLAAAAEPMPPASFTTLESKGVALIYGHDEVALSVGQSLAEHLDVTILLSRPGEITPPRLSDIPVLKGTIVAATGWLGAFDLTVNDYAAPSPSSRSKLVFGEARNGANSQCDIVIDVSGGAPLFPAGDLRAGYLRADPRDKAAIERLIGQASHLVGEFDKPAYVRLNQDLCAHSRSSKTGCTRCLELCPTGAITPAGDHVAISAEICAGCGACAAVCPTGAVTYALPPTDALLRRLRTLLTTYTEAGGREAVLLLHDGEHGEALIDALARFGDGLPARVLPLRVNEITQIGLETHAAALAFGASAIRVLGRAKPKHDLSGLTRNLDYANALAGALGYGESRAGLIETDDPEQLAQALARIAPGAISATPARFRPMGDGRPLLRQTVGELHAAAPTPVAAVAMPPLAPFGTIHVDSEGCTLCLACVSACPVQALSDNPDRPTLAFQEDLCVQCGLCAATCPEKVITLEPRIDFDAWAGGKRVLKQEEPFHCINCAKPFGVRSTIEKIAAKLENKHWMFSGDAAKRISVIRMCEDCRVEVVVNESFDPHLSPQRPPVRTTDDYLRERAERGEDPLQ; encoded by the coding sequence ATGACCGGCACCGCACGCACGCTGATGGTCTGCTCCTGCGAAGACACGATGCCGCTCGATGGCGAGGCGCTGGCGCGTGGCTGCAAGGGCAGCGAGATCAGGACGGCGCGGCATCTCTGCCGCACGCAGACGGAGATCTTCACCAAGCTGCTCGGCGAGCGCGACGCCATTACCGTCGGCTGCACGCAGGAGGCCCCGCTTTTTGAAGAAATCGCCGCGGATCTCGACTACTCCGGCGATCTCGTCTTCGCCAATATCCGTGAGACCGGCGGCTGGGCGCGCGAGGCGAAGTCGGCCGGCCCCAAGATGGCAGCTCTGCTGGCGGCCGCAGCCGAGCCGATGCCGCCGGCGAGCTTCACCACCTTGGAAAGCAAGGGCGTGGCGCTGATCTATGGCCATGACGAGGTCGCGCTCTCGGTCGGGCAGAGCCTGGCAGAGCATCTCGACGTCACCATCCTGCTCTCGCGGCCCGGCGAGATCACGCCGCCGCGCCTCTCCGACATCCCGGTGCTGAAGGGCACGATCGTCGCCGCGACCGGCTGGCTTGGCGCCTTCGATCTGACGGTCAATGATTACGCCGCGCCCTCCCCGTCCTCGCGAAGCAAGCTCGTCTTCGGCGAAGCGCGCAATGGCGCGAACTCGCAATGCGACATCGTCATTGACGTCTCCGGCGGTGCGCCGCTCTTCCCGGCCGGCGATTTGCGCGCCGGCTATCTGCGCGCCGACCCACGCGACAAGGCAGCGATCGAGCGCCTGATCGGACAGGCCAGCCACCTCGTCGGCGAGTTCGACAAGCCGGCTTACGTCCGGCTGAACCAGGATCTTTGCGCCCATTCGCGCTCGTCCAAGACCGGCTGCACGCGCTGCCTCGAGCTCTGCCCGACCGGTGCGATCACGCCAGCGGGCGACCATGTCGCGATCTCGGCCGAGATCTGCGCCGGCTGCGGCGCCTGCGCCGCCGTCTGCCCAACCGGCGCCGTGACCTACGCCCTGCCGCCGACCGACGCGCTGCTGCGCCGCCTGCGCACCTTGCTGACCACCTATACTGAGGCCGGCGGCCGCGAGGCCGTGCTGCTGCTGCATGATGGCGAGCATGGCGAGGCGCTGATCGACGCGCTCGCCCGCTTTGGTGATGGCCTGCCGGCGCGCGTGCTGCCGCTGCGCGTCAACGAGATCACACAGATCGGGCTTGAGACCCATGCGGCGGCGCTGGCTTTCGGAGCGTCCGCCATCCGCGTGCTCGGCCGCGCCAAACCGAAGCACGACCTCTCCGGCCTGACCCGCAATCTCGATTACGCCAACGCGCTCGCAGGCGCGCTCGGCTATGGCGAGAGCCGCGCCGGGCTGATCGAGACCGACGACCCCGAGCAATTGGCGCAGGCGCTGGCGCGGATCGCACCCGGCGCCATCAGCGCGACGCCGGCCCGCTTCCGCCCGATGGGCGATGGCCGGCCGCTGCTGCGCCAGACGGTCGGGGAACTGCATGCCGCCGCTCCGACGCCCGTCGCGGCTGTGGCGATGCCGCCGCTCGCCCCTTTTGGGACGATCCATGTCGACAGCGAGGGCTGCACGCTCTGCCTGGCTTGCGTCTCCGCCTGCCCGGTGCAAGCGCTCTCGGACAATCCCGATCGCCCGACGCTCGCCTTCCAGGAAGACCTTTGCGTGCAATGCGGCCTCTGCGCCGCGACCTGCCCGGAAAAGGTGATCACTCTGGAGCCGCGCATCGATTTCGACGCCTGGGCCGGCGGCAAGCGCGTGCTGAAGCAGGAAGAGCCCTTCCACTGCATCAACTGCGCCAAACCCTTCGGCGTCAGGAGCACGATCGAGAAGATCGCGGCCAAGCTGGAGAACAAGCACTGGATGTTCTCGGGCGACGCCGCCAAGCGCATCTCGGTGATCAGGATGTGCGAGGATTGCCGCGTCGAGGTCGTGGTCAATGAGAGCTTCGACCCACATCTCTCGCCGCAGCGCCCGCCCGTGCGCACCACGGATGATTATCTGCGCGAACGCGCCGAGCGGGGCGAGGATCCGTTGCAGTAG
- a CDS encoding c-type cytochrome, translating into MLAAPAPAQELRGHGGPVRAIAISTDGQFALTGSFDQSAILWRLSTGSAEKVLRFHQGAVNAAATVNGLGFATGGEDGRIALWQGEANAPTWVIEGHKGPVSALAVSPDGGSIASASWDETLRVVSLADGSVRVLEGHKGPVNGVAFAPGGAIVSSGYDATLRIWPAGGGPARIVTLPAPLNGVVVAPDGEIAVAAADGRLRLFGPEGEARAEIEIGQTPLIALALSADGTTIAAGGLRGQVVLIDRKTRRVRATLLGPGLPVWSLAFLPGGKELLSGGADRLVRRWNAVTGEHIGTVVPRAGEDVLAAFQGERGAQVFRACAACHSLTPADGNRAGPTLHGLFGRKIATAPGYAYSDAFKTLEIVWSKETVAKLFELGPNAYTPGTKMPEQTIGSAEDRQALVDWLEKVTR; encoded by the coding sequence ATGCTTGCCGCGCCCGCCCCCGCCCAGGAGCTGCGTGGCCATGGCGGGCCGGTGCGCGCGATCGCGATCTCGACTGACGGGCAGTTCGCGCTGACGGGCTCCTTCGACCAGTCGGCGATCCTCTGGCGATTGAGCACGGGCAGCGCCGAAAAGGTGCTGCGCTTCCACCAGGGTGCGGTCAATGCGGCTGCGACCGTGAATGGCCTCGGCTTCGCCACGGGCGGGGAGGATGGCCGCATCGCGCTCTGGCAAGGCGAGGCGAACGCGCCGACATGGGTGATCGAAGGGCATAAGGGGCCGGTCTCGGCGCTCGCGGTCTCGCCCGATGGCGGGAGCATCGCCTCCGCCTCCTGGGACGAGACGCTGCGCGTGGTCTCGCTCGCCGATGGTTCCGTACGCGTGCTGGAGGGGCATAAGGGGCCGGTGAACGGCGTCGCCTTCGCGCCAGGCGGAGCCATCGTCAGCTCCGGCTACGATGCGACCTTGCGGATCTGGCCGGCGGGCGGCGGGCCGGCCAGGATCGTCACGCTGCCGGCGCCGCTCAACGGCGTCGTGGTCGCGCCCGATGGCGAGATCGCGGTCGCCGCCGCCGATGGCAGGCTCAGGCTGTTCGGCCCCGAGGGAGAGGCGCGCGCCGAGATCGAGATCGGTCAGACGCCGTTGATCGCGCTGGCGCTCTCAGCCGATGGCACGACGATCGCGGCGGGCGGCCTGCGCGGGCAGGTCGTGCTGATCGACCGCAAGACGCGCAGGGTCCGGGCGACGCTGCTCGGGCCAGGCTTGCCCGTTTGGTCGCTGGCCTTCCTGCCTGGTGGCAAGGAATTGCTCTCGGGTGGCGCGGACCGGCTGGTCCGGCGCTGGAACGCGGTCACCGGCGAACATATCGGCACAGTCGTTCCGCGCGCCGGCGAGGACGTGCTGGCGGCCTTCCAGGGCGAGCGCGGCGCGCAGGTCTTTCGCGCCTGCGCCGCCTGCCACAGCCTCACCCCGGCGGATGGCAACCGGGCGGGGCCGACGCTGCATGGCCTCTTCGGACGCAAGATCGCGACCGCGCCCGGCTACGCCTATTCCGACGCCTTCAAGACGCTGGAGATCGTCTGGAGCAAGGAGACGGTGGCGAAACTCTTCGAGCTCGGGCCGAATGCCTACACGCCGGGAACCAAGATGCCGGAGCAGACGATCGGATCGGCCGAGGACCGGCAGGCTCTGGTGGATTGGCTGGAGAAGGTGACGCGGTGA
- a CDS encoding sulfurtransferase TusA family protein, which yields MKHTRLEPMRPMTPIPLNLRGLKCPLPALRVRKALKGAEAGALFVVECTDPMAAIDIPNLMRETGDAIERSASEGDLLVFHIRKAAA from the coding sequence ATGAAGCACACCAGACTCGAACCGATGCGGCCCATGACCCCGATCCCGCTCAATCTGCGCGGCCTGAAGTGCCCCCTGCCCGCGCTCAGGGTGCGCAAGGCGCTGAAGGGCGCTGAAGCCGGCGCGCTCTTCGTGGTCGAATGCACCGACCCGATGGCGGCGATCGACATTCCCAATCTGATGCGCGAGACCGGCGACGCGATCGAACGCAGCGCGAGCGAGGGTGACCTCCTCGTCTTTCATATTCGCAAGGCGGCGGCCTGA
- a CDS encoding Mrp/NBP35 family ATP-binding protein yields MALTQADILRALELVKLPASGQSLAASGRVNNILIDGGKVIFAIGIDATEADAMEPVRKQAESAVSGLPGVTQVLVGLTADKAPSSAAAQARSQAHRPAPGPGGPPPKAAGVPGVKQIIAVASGKGGVGKSTTTANLAVALSVLGLKVGVLDADIYGPSVPKIFGITGKPKLISGRTLAPMEAYGLKIMSIGFLIDEETPMIWRGPMVISAITQMLREVAWGELDVLVVDMPPGTGDAQLTMAQQTPLAGAVIVSTPQDLALLDARRGVAMFRKVEVPILGVVENMSYFICPECGHRSDIFAHGGARHEAERLGVPFLGEVPLAMSIRETSDGGRPIVASDPDSAHAKAYLAIARQVQAGLSGTVRTAPRIIIE; encoded by the coding sequence TTGGCCCTGACCCAAGCCGACATCCTGCGCGCGCTCGAACTGGTGAAGCTGCCGGCGAGCGGGCAATCACTCGCGGCGTCCGGCCGCGTCAACAACATCCTGATCGACGGCGGCAAGGTGATCTTCGCCATCGGCATCGACGCGACCGAGGCCGATGCGATGGAGCCGGTGCGCAAACAGGCGGAAAGCGCCGTCTCCGGCCTGCCGGGCGTGACGCAGGTGCTGGTCGGCCTCACCGCCGACAAGGCGCCCTCCTCGGCCGCGGCCCAGGCGCGCAGCCAAGCGCATCGCCCCGCACCCGGCCCGGGCGGCCCGCCTCCCAAGGCCGCCGGCGTTCCCGGCGTGAAGCAGATCATCGCGGTCGCCAGCGGCAAGGGCGGCGTCGGCAAATCCACCACCACCGCCAATCTCGCCGTGGCGCTCAGCGTGCTGGGCCTCAAAGTCGGCGTGCTCGACGCCGACATCTACGGCCCCTCCGTACCGAAAATCTTCGGCATCACCGGCAAGCCGAAGCTGATTTCGGGCCGGACGCTCGCGCCGATGGAGGCCTATGGTCTCAAGATCATGTCGATCGGCTTCCTGATCGACGAGGAGACGCCAATGATCTGGCGCGGGCCGATGGTGATCTCGGCCATCACCCAGATGCTGCGCGAGGTTGCCTGGGGCGAGCTCGACGTGCTCGTGGTCGACATGCCGCCGGGCACCGGCGACGCCCAGCTCACCATGGCGCAGCAGACGCCGCTGGCGGGCGCCGTCATCGTCTCGACTCCGCAGGATCTGGCGCTGCTCGATGCGCGCCGCGGCGTCGCAATGTTCCGCAAGGTCGAAGTGCCGATCCTCGGCGTGGTCGAGAATATGAGCTATTTCATCTGCCCGGAATGCGGCCACCGCTCCGACATCTTCGCCCATGGCGGGGCGCGGCACGAAGCGGAACGCCTCGGCGTGCCCTTCCTCGGCGAGGTGCCGCTGGCCATGTCGATCCGCGAGACCTCCGATGGTGGCCGCCCGATCGTCGCCAGCGACCCCGACAGCGCCCATGCCAAGGCCTATCTCGCCATCGCGCGGCAAGTGCAGGCGGGGCTTAGCGGCACGGTCAGGACGGCGCCCCGCATCATCATCGAGTAA
- a CDS encoding SRPBCC family protein — MSVSHARHIGIGIDRPADEVYAFLAEPLNFPKWAEGLGHSFNHVEGMTWVAETPMGRMRILFSEPNRYGVLDHAVIPDNGKAMHNPMRVMANGEGSEVVFTLFQRDMSDDEMARDAGMVARDLAALKALLEG; from the coding sequence ATGTCCGTGAGCCATGCACGCCATATTGGGATCGGCATCGATCGTCCGGCGGACGAGGTCTATGCCTTCCTGGCCGAACCGCTGAACTTTCCGAAATGGGCCGAGGGGCTCGGGCATAGTTTCAACCATGTCGAGGGCATGACCTGGGTCGCCGAAACGCCGATGGGCCGGATGCGGATCCTGTTCAGCGAGCCCAACCGCTATGGCGTGCTCGATCACGCCGTCATTCCCGACAATGGCAAGGCCATGCATAATCCGATGCGCGTCATGGCCAATGGCGAGGGCAGCGAGGTCGTGTTCACGCTGTTCCAGCGCGACATGTCCGACGACGAAATGGCGCGCGACGCCGGCATGGTGGCGCGCGACCTGGCGGCTTTGAAAGCGCTGCTGGAGGGTTAG
- the mobA gene encoding molybdenum cofactor guanylyltransferase MobA, giving the protein MSQSTLGLLLAGGLARRMGGGDKPLRTIAGRTILAHVVERLGPQSESLLINANGDPARFSDYGLPVVADSVPDFAGPLAGILAGLDWMAQHRPGSSWMVSVAADTPFIPRDLVARLHLARAELNVPLACAASGGWTHPVIGLWPLALREELRHALTVEDERKIDRWTARHGCASAEWPVDPVDPFFNANRPEDLTEAERLFASLSPNGG; this is encoded by the coding sequence ATGAGCCAATCCACTCTCGGCCTCCTTCTTGCCGGCGGCCTTGCGCGCCGCATGGGTGGCGGCGACAAGCCGCTGCGGACGATCGCGGGCAGGACCATCCTCGCTCATGTCGTCGAGCGGCTCGGCCCGCAATCTGAGAGCCTGCTGATCAACGCCAATGGCGATCCCGCGCGCTTTTCCGATTATGGCCTGCCTGTCGTCGCCGACAGCGTGCCGGATTTCGCCGGCCCGCTTGCCGGCATCCTCGCCGGGCTCGACTGGATGGCACAGCACCGGCCTGGATCGAGCTGGATGGTCAGTGTTGCCGCCGACACGCCCTTCATCCCGCGCGATCTCGTCGCCCGTCTGCACCTAGCCCGCGCGGAGCTGAATGTTCCGCTCGCCTGTGCGGCATCGGGCGGCTGGACGCATCCCGTCATCGGGCTCTGGCCACTGGCACTGCGCGAGGAGCTGCGCCATGCGCTGACCGTCGAGGACGAGCGCAAGATCGACCGCTGGACGGCGCGCCATGGCTGCGCCAGCGCGGAGTGGCCGGTCGATCCCGTCGATCCGTTCTTCAACGCCAACCGGCCGGAGGATCTGACCGAGGCCGAGCGGCTTTTCGCGAGCCTTTCGCCAAATGGCGGTTGA
- a CDS encoding formate dehydrogenase accessory sulfurtransferase FdhD, whose amino-acid sequence MSFLDDYLVRPDPAAPRLGATVSGIDQTGAVVETRVVTERALTLYLNAQEIVTMMTIGDHPDYLALGYLLNQNMLKRGDVVEAVDYDEELEVVVVRTPERTNFEAKLKKKTLTSGCAQGTAFGDLMEAIDEIKLPKAELRTSWLYALTAKINTTPSLYLEAGAIHGCVLCEGDKPLVYMEDVGRHNAVDKVAGWMFRHDVDPGRMIFYTTGRLTSEMVIKTVRMGIPVLVSRSGFTEWGVELARKAGLTLIGRARGKRFVALAGEGNIVFDQDPESVEEEGGKSRRKGAGSEE is encoded by the coding sequence ATGAGCTTTCTCGACGATTATCTGGTGCGCCCGGACCCGGCCGCGCCGCGCCTGGGCGCGACCGTCTCCGGCATCGACCAGACGGGGGCTGTGGTTGAAACCCGCGTCGTTACCGAGCGGGCGCTGACGCTCTATCTGAACGCCCAGGAGATCGTCACCATGATGACGATCGGCGATCATCCCGACTATCTCGCGCTCGGCTATCTCCTGAACCAGAACATGCTGAAGCGCGGCGATGTCGTCGAGGCGGTCGATTATGACGAGGAGCTCGAAGTCGTGGTGGTCCGCACGCCGGAGCGCACCAATTTCGAGGCGAAGCTGAAGAAGAAGACGCTGACCTCCGGCTGCGCCCAGGGCACCGCTTTCGGCGACCTGATGGAAGCGATCGACGAGATCAAGCTGCCGAAGGCGGAATTGCGCACGAGCTGGCTCTACGCGCTGACCGCTAAGATCAACACCACGCCCTCGCTCTATCTCGAGGCCGGCGCGATCCATGGCTGCGTGCTCTGCGAGGGCGACAAGCCCTTGGTCTATATGGAAGATGTTGGCCGCCATAACGCCGTCGACAAGGTCGCCGGCTGGATGTTCCGCCACGATGTCGATCCCGGCAGGATGATCTTCTACACCACGGGCCGGCTGACCTCGGAGATGGTGATCAAGACCGTGCGCATGGGCATCCCCGTGCTGGTCTCGCGCTCTGGCTTCACCGAATGGGGCGTCGAGCTCGCGCGCAAGGCGGGGCTGACCCTGATCGGCCGGGCGCGCGGCAAGCGCTTCGTCGCGCTGGCCGGCGAGGGCAACATCGTCTTCGATCAGGATCCCGAGAGCGTCGAGGAGGAGGGCGGCAAGAGCCGGCGCAAGGGGGCGGGGAGCGAAGAATGA
- a CDS encoding DUF2478 domain-containing protein, producing the protein MTLLAAIPYSQGFPIDGFMAGLARRLKDRGVRLGGVVQLNIDDCESGCAAMMLEDLASGRHFPISEDRGAGSAGCRLDATGLAAAGGAMASALAGGAELVIVNKFGRQEMLGQGLRQEIAAALLAGLPLLIAVRRDFLPAWRDFAGEDWVELAPEEAAVEAWAAAQARIAA; encoded by the coding sequence ATGACCTTGCTTGCGGCCATTCCCTATTCCCAGGGCTTCCCGATCGACGGCTTCATGGCCGGCCTCGCGCGGCGCCTGAAGGATCGCGGCGTCAGGCTCGGCGGCGTCGTGCAGCTCAACATTGATGACTGCGAGAGCGGCTGCGCGGCGATGATGCTGGAGGATCTGGCGAGCGGCCGGCATTTTCCGATCAGCGAGGATCGCGGCGCGGGCTCGGCCGGTTGCAGGCTCGATGCGACCGGGCTCGCGGCTGCCGGCGGCGCGATGGCGTCGGCGCTGGCTGGCGGGGCTGAGCTGGTGATCGTCAACAAATTCGGCCGGCAGGAAATGCTCGGCCAGGGCTTGCGGCAGGAGATCGCCGCCGCCTTGCTTGCCGGCCTGCCGCTGCTCATCGCCGTCCGCCGCGATTTCCTGCCGGCCTGGCGCGATTTCGCCGGCGAGGATTGGGTCGAGCTCGCGCCCGAGGAGGCGGCCGTCGAGGCCTGGGCCGCCGCGCAAGCGCGCATCGCCGCCTGA